The Pseudomonas sp. HOU2 DNA window ATCGCGATGGCCGGAGGCGCAATGCTCGGGTACTGGTTGATCGGCAATTTCAGGATCGATAGTGCCCCGACCAACATGATCACCAGGGCAATTACCCAGGCGAAAATCGGACGGTCGATAAAAAATTTCGACATGAGTTACTCCCCTTTGCCGCCAGCGGCTTTGTCAGCTGCTTGAGCGGGGGCCGGGTTCTTGGCTACGTTGGTCGCTTCGGTCGGATTGACCTGAACACCTGGGCGAACGTACTGCAGACCTTCGGTGATCAGACGATCGCCGGCTTTCAGGCCATCCTCGATCAGCCACTGGCTGCCGACGGTACGGCTGGCCTTGAGCTGACGCAGTTCAACCTTGTTGTCCGCGCCGACAACCAGCGCGGTCGGCGTACCTTTGAGGTCGCGGGTCACGCCTTGCTGCGGCGCCAGAATGGCCGCGGCGTTGACGCCGGCCTGCAACTGGGCACGGACGAACATGCCTGGCAGCAGGGTGTGATCCGGGTTCGGGAACACGGCGCGCAAGGTCACGGAACCGGTAGTCGGATCCACCGATACTTCGGAGAATTCCAGCTTGCCGTCGAGCTTGTACTGGCTGCCGTCTTCCAGGGTCAGCTTGACCGCTGCCGAGTTGTCGCCGGCCTTCTGCAGACGACCGCTTTCCAGCTCGCGGCGCAGTTCGAGCAGTTCAACCGAGGACTGGGTGACGTCGACGTAGATCGGGTCCAGTTGCTGGATCGTCGCCATCGCGTCGGCCTGACCATTGCTGACCAGCGCGCCTTCGGTCACCGAAGAACGGCCAATGCGGCCGGAGATCGGCGCGTAGACCTTGGTGTATTTCACGTTGATCTGCGCGCTCTGAAGCGACGCTTCCGATTCCATGCGATTGGCGACGGCGGTGTCGAATTCCTGGCGGCTCACGGCCTGCTCATCGACCAGTTGCTTGTAGCGGTCGGAGATCGACTTGGTCGAACGCAGGTTGGCCTCAGCGCTTTTCAGGGTCGCTTCATAGACTGCCGGATCGATCTGATACAGCTGCTGGCCGGCTTTGACGTCGCCGCCTTCCTTGAACAGACGCTTGAGAATGATGCCGTTGACCTGTGGTCGAACTTCAGCGATGCGGTACGCACTGGTGCGGCCCGGCAGTTCCGACGTGAGGGTGAACGCTTGTGGTTGCAGGGTGACGACGCCGACCTGAGGAGGCGGAGCGGCTGGAGCCGCTTCTTCCTTTTTACATCCGCTGAGCAGCGATGCCAGGGCGACGGCAGTGACCAGAGCGGTAACAGCTGGCTTGAATTGCATGAAGATCCTCGGGTCAGGCGCGCACATTGCGCACAAGAAGTGTGAAAGGGTAAAAAAATCGGGTCGAGTGGATAAGTAGCTTGCTAAGGAATATACTTACGTTCATGGTTGTTTGTAAATAGCTTGGCGTCGTACCCACCCTGTTACAAAATGCGTCGCAAGGTTTGAAATTGTAGGCCGGGGAGCTGATTCGT harbors:
- the emhA gene encoding efflux RND transporter periplasmic adaptor subunit EmhA gives rise to the protein MQFKPAVTALVTAVALASLLSGCKKEEAAPAAPPPQVGVVTLQPQAFTLTSELPGRTSAYRIAEVRPQVNGIILKRLFKEGGDVKAGQQLYQIDPAVYEATLKSAEANLRSTKSISDRYKQLVDEQAVSRQEFDTAVANRMESEASLQSAQINVKYTKVYAPISGRIGRSSVTEGALVSNGQADAMATIQQLDPIYVDVTQSSVELLELRRELESGRLQKAGDNSAAVKLTLEDGSQYKLDGKLEFSEVSVDPTTGSVTLRAVFPNPDHTLLPGMFVRAQLQAGVNAAAILAPQQGVTRDLKGTPTALVVGADNKVELRQLKASRTVGSQWLIEDGLKAGDRLITEGLQYVRPGVQVNPTEATNVAKNPAPAQAADKAAGGKGE